The genomic region CGTCCCGGTACCTGAGTCCAGGGGAAAGGACAACTGTGGAAGGGTCAGGAATTGTGGGCCATGGAAGTGGGGCAGGCCAATGGAATGGGTGGGCTTGCAGGAGGTAGACAGGGGGATGGCCTGCAAGAATTTTTCAATTCACATAGCTGGAGGGTTGCTGAGGGGAGGGTATTCTGAAAGATACCGCCCCCTCCCCAAAGTCCACGAGGAGAGAGGCTTCCTTCTCTGActcaggaaggggaggggctctCGATGTCGCCACGCTGCACTCGGTCTGGcgcttcctcctccttctgctccaaATCAAAGTTCTGTGGACAAGGCTGCAGGTGAGGCCTGGCCCCGGGTCTGCCCCGCGTAGTTCGGATACTTCTAGGGGCGCATGCACGGTGAGCATGCATTGCCTGCAAGGGCCAGCAGGAGCCACTCTACTGGGTTATGTTCTGCATCTCTCTGCAGAGAAGCTTTATCCCGTCCAACATTTCCACTTGACCTACCTCAAGCTCCTGCAAAACCTCGTCCATGAAGTCCCGGGAGTTGTGTTTGTAAGACACAGCTAATCGAATCGCATCATTGAAGAGCTGGGGGTAGGTGGAGGTGGCGGGAAGGAAGACATGGCAGTGGGTCCCAGCGCCCTGTCCCCATCCTATGTCCACACAACACTCCACCCCTAAAGTAAGCAAGGTCACCCCTCAATTCACCTTCTCCCAACCAATATACTTTCCCCCACCAAGCCCAGGCCCATCACCTCCCCTACTGTCAAAACAAACCATGACCCCTTCCTATCACCGCTTGCTCTGGATTGCCCACTCACGGCCCCTGCAGCAAGGCCTGTCCTCTCCCTGCAGCCAACCCTTCTCTTTGCGGCTTCCCTGGTCCCTTGACCAGTTGGCCTTTCCTAACCTCTGCAGTCCACCATTACCTTCACGACATTGGTACCATCAGCAGCTGAGACAAAGTACAGGGGAAGGGAGAACTTCCTGGCAAAATTGAAGCTCTTTTGGGTCATCTTTATGTCTGCTGTAGAGAGAAGGTAGGACATTGGCCTTTCCAtcaagggaaaagggagagggttTTGCAGAGTGGGTCACTAGAGGCCATTCCAGAAAGTGGGACAGGCAGGGGCAATCAGGGGACATGTCCTAGAAAGAGTTCATTTAACAGGGATCTGTGTCTTGGGAAGAGAGAAGATTGGCTCAGTTCTCTACTGGAAAGAGATTGACGGCAAGCAAACAAGGGCTGTATTTTGGGAAGGAGGACAGATCACTGAAGGTTTACTGTCCCAGGAATGGAGGAGGAAATGTGTGGTGGTGGGTCCCCCATGGAGTGCGGACACCCAGATGCAGGGATGGCCCCACCATCAATTTTATTGGCCACCACGATGCATGGGATCTCTGGCCTGAACTCCCGAAGCTCTGTATACCAAGTGCTCAGGTTCTTGTAGGTTACTTTCCTCTGCACATCAAACACCTGCAAtgaacagaggaaggaaaatagcTCAGGTGCGTCAGTGTCTGCACACCACCCCCACCTGACACACACAAGCAGGTGAGAGGCCCTGTGCCTGCCCTTCTCAGGGAAGCCCCCAGAACCTCCGGATCCAAAAGTggcctttaaaatgtttattccttttttgttctcTTGCCACCTAATCCTGTGTACCTATTTTAACCAAGATGTATCATTGTACTAACCAACATAGTCTTTTGCAAACTgtaaattttttggtttcttcttagtctattatttttattgcttaaacTTTGTCTTGAAATTCCTTtgtgcggtgcctgggtggctcagtcggttgagcgtccgactcttggtttgggctcaggtcatgatcttcggcTCGTAagctcgagccccgcattgggctctgtgcttagcggggagtctgcttgagattctcttccgcttcctctgcccttcccctctccaccgcacacacatgctctctctttctaaaataaataaatctttcttaaaaattcctTTGTAATAACTTCAAATGCCTCAAAAATTTCCCTGTAGTTActaatgtgcttttttttaaaaataaagattttacttattttagagagagagagacagataatccaagtggggggcggggggaagagagaaactcaagcagactccttgctgagcacaagcctgacacggggctcgatcccatgaccctgagatcaggacctgagctgaaatcaagatcaaatgctcaacggactgagccacccaggcacccactattggtgtacttttaattttaaacttttgtttaatCTCTTgttcattttgcattttaaaccttttaagccatttttatctattattattatttggaggtgGTTTGACATCTTTATTGctttggaggtggggggcaggtgctCAGGAGCTCTTGGTGGAGCGGGCCGGCTTCCTCTTCACCATCACGGGCTTCGGGGTGCGCAGGATGGCGCTGACTCTGCAAGTGGCAGCCGTGCGCAGATCTGGTTGGTACTTGTTCTTGCAGATCATGTGCCTGGTGCTGCTGAGGGTGGCCCGGGCTTCTTGTTGATGGTGGTCTGCATGTAGGAGGTGGCAGGTTTTTACTGGCCGGATCTGTGCTTCACGACCACCACTACACCTCTGTCTTCGGCCGCTGGCTCCACACCCACAGTCTTAAGGTGAATCGGACCCTTGAAGGGAAGGAGTTGCGAGCCCTCAGTGCTCTACGTCTGCTTGTTCCTTTTGATCAGGAAGCCGGGGCGGTTCTGTGCGACCGGCCACTGCAGGGGCATGCACATGGCAGCAGCCCCTCTCACAACAGTGGCCAGAGTTGGAAAGActaccttttattattattttgtagctTGTAATTTGATTAAAGTTTACAATTTATAgtttttacctattttaaaatattagcaataagCATGAGCACTGCAGACTTGCTCTAAGGGCAGGGGAGGCCAGAAGTCCTGAGATGCTTGGAATTACTGCTGCAGGGATGGGGTCCCTCAAACCCGTGGCAGGAGCCCCTCAAAGGCCAGCCTCTGGGATGGACTCACAGGCCCAAACTGCCCCAGCACAACAGTGGATCGAGGTGGACAACCCTGTAACTTGCTGGAATGGCTGCTCTTCCTTCTGAACCACCCAGCCCTTCATGGGAGCAAATGGACCTCACCCAGCGCCAGGGGCTTGCCCTGCATGGCAATGGGCGAGGGGCAGCCAGCTGTTACAGCTGAGGCAACAGGAGGTCCACCTGGGAGGCTCCTCCACAGTACACCCAGGCCCCATTTCAACAAATGACCACATTGTCTTGAATCCCCAATAAAGACTT from Halichoerus grypus chromosome 6, mHalGry1.hap1.1, whole genome shotgun sequence harbors:
- the RABL2B gene encoding rab-like protein 2B isoform X5 — translated: MASDKAKPCELNQEKYDADDNVKIICLGDSAVGKSKLMERFLMDGFRPQQLSTYALTLYKHTATVDGKTVLVDFWDTAGQERFQSMHASYYHKAHACIMVFDVQRKVTYKNLSTWYTELREFRPEIPCIVVANKIDADIKMTQKSFNFARKFSLPLYFVSAADGTNVVKLFNDAIRLAVSYKHNSRDFMDEVLQELENFDLEQKEEEAPDRVQRGDIESPSPS
- the RABL2B gene encoding rab-like protein 2B isoform X10; this encodes MHASYYHKAHACIMVFDVQRKVTYKNLSTWYTELREFRPEIPCIVVANKIDADIKMTQKSFNFARKFSLPLYFVSAADGTNVVKLFNDAIRLAVSYKHNSRDFMDEVLQELENFDLEQKEEEAPDRVQRGDIESPSPS
- the RABL2B gene encoding rab-like protein 2B isoform X9 — protein: MERFLMDGFRPQQLSTYALTLYKHTATVDGKTVLVDFWDTAGQERFQSMHASYYHKAHACIMVFDVQRKVTYKNLSTWYTELREFRPEIPCIVVANKIDADIKMTQKSFNFARKFSLPLYFVSAADGTNVVKLFNDAIRLAVSYKHNSRDFMDEVLQELENFDLEQKEEEAPDRVQRGDIESPSPS
- the RABL2B gene encoding rab-like protein 2B isoform X4; translated protein: MTNVWDSDKTPHAHTYPGLNGQKPMASDKAKPCELNQEKYDADDNVKIICLGDSAVGKSKLMERFLMDGFRPQQLSTYALTLYKHTATVDGKTVLVDFWDTAGQERFQSMHASYYHKAHACIMVFDVQRKVTYKNLSTWYTELREFRPEIPCIVVANKIDADIKMTQKSFNFARKFSLPLYFVSAADGTNVVKLFNDAIRLAVSYKHNSRDFMDEVLQELENFDLEQKEEEAPDRVQRGDIESPSPS
- the RABL2B gene encoding rab-like protein 2B isoform X11 — protein: MLVFDVQRKVTYKNLSTWYTELREFRPEIPCIVVANKIDADIKMTQKSFNFARKFSLPLYFVSAADGTNVVKLFNDAIRLAVSYKHNSRDFMDEVLQELENFDLEQKEEEAPDRVQRGDIESPSPS